The sequence below is a genomic window from Longimicrobium sp..
GCGCCGGGCGACCGGGTGCGGGTGCACCTGCGCGCCGTCCCCGCGGCGGACGACCACGTGTGGACGTGGAGCACGCGCGTCACCGCCCCCGGCGGCGCCGAGAAGGCGCGCTTCGAGTCGTCCACGCTGCGGAGCGCCCTCCCCTCGCTCGAGCGCCTGCGCCGGGGGATGCCGGACCACGTCCCCCGTCTCGGCGTAGACGGCGAGGTGGAGCGCGAGGCGCTCCTGCGCATGGACGGCACCCGCACCGTGGCCCAGGTCGCCGCCGAGCTGGCCGCGCTCTTCCCCGGCCTCTTCCCCACCCCGCACTCGGCCGTGGAGCGGGTGGCCGGCCTGAGCCGGGAGCTGGCCCGGTGAGCGCCGCGCCCGGCGCCAGCCTGCCCGCCGCGCCCGCCCGTCCGCCGGGCGCGGGGCGGCGCCCGCCCGAGCACGAGCTGCTCCTCCACTGCGCCCGCGTCGCCCTCTCCCCGGGCGGCGCGGCGCGCGTTCGTGCGCTCGCGTCGGAGGACCTCGACTGGGAAGAGCTGGTCGCGCTGGCGGAGCGGCACGGGCTGGTCGCCTTCCTCCACCGCCACCTGGTCGCGGGCCCGGTCGCCGCTCCCGAGGCCGCGGCGTCCGCCCTGCGCGCGCGCTTCCGCGAGCAGGCGCGCCGCGCGCTCGCGCTCGCCGGGGAGCTCAGGCGGCTGCTGGACGCGCTCTCGGGCGCGGGCGTCGCGGCGCTGGCGTACAAGGGCCCCGCGCTCGCCGTGCAGGCGTACGGCGACCTCTCGCTGCGCCGCTTCACCGACCTCGACCTGCTGGTCCGCCCGGACGACGCCCCCCGCGCGCTCGCCGTTCTCGCCGGCGAAGGATACGACCCGGTGAAGCGGCTCTCGCCCGCGCAGGACGCCGCCTTCCGCCGCGTCGACGGCGACTACCAGCTCCTCCACCGCCGGACCCGGGCGCTGGTGGAGCTGCACTGCCGCGTCCACTCCCGGCGCTTCGGGGTGCCGCTGGAGACGGCGGAGCTGATGCGCCGCGCCCGCCCCGTCCCCCTGGGCGGCGGCGAGGTCCCCGCGCCGTGCCCGGACGACGCGCTCCTGGTCGCCTGCGTCCACGGCGGCAAGCACCGCTGGAACCGGCTGGAGTGGGTGTCGGCCGTCGCCGGGCTGCTGCGGGG
It includes:
- a CDS encoding nucleotidyltransferase family protein; the encoded protein is MSAAPGASLPAAPARPPGAGRRPPEHELLLHCARVALSPGGAARVRALASEDLDWEELVALAERHGLVAFLHRHLVAGPVAAPEAAASALRARFREQARRALALAGELRRLLDALSGAGVAALAYKGPALAVQAYGDLSLRRFTDLDLLVRPDDAPRALAVLAGEGYDPVKRLSPAQDAAFRRVDGDYQLLHRRTRALVELHCRVHSRRFGVPLETAELMRRARPVPLGGGEVPAPCPDDALLVACVHGGKHRWNRLEWVSAVAGLLRGGSADAAAVLDRAGELHARRTVLLGLALARGLLDAPVPPAAVAEIEGDAGIAALVEESERRMFAPTAVEVEGEETAANLVYNLRLRDRPTDRARYAWRWLTLPSPEDWEWRPLPDALFPLYRVLRPLRLALRYGRRAVGR